One genomic segment of Suricata suricatta isolate VVHF042 chromosome 16, meerkat_22Aug2017_6uvM2_HiC, whole genome shotgun sequence includes these proteins:
- the ARHGAP33 gene encoding rho GTPase-activating protein 33 isoform X3, with translation MLVPLLLQYLETLSGLVDSNLNCGPVLTWMELDNHGRRLLLSEEASLNIPAVAAAHVIKRYAAQAPDELSFEVGDIVSVIDMPPTEDRSWWRGKRGFQVGFFPSECVELFTERPGPGLKGDADGPPCGVPTPQGVSSLTSAVPRPRGKLAGLLRTFMRSRPSRQRLRQRGILRQRVFGCDLGEHLSNSGQDVPQVLRCCSEFIEAHGVVDGIYRLSGVSSNIQRLRHEFDSERIPELSGPAFLQDIHSVSSLCKLYFRELPNPLLTYQLYGKFSEAMSVPGEEERLVRVHDVIQQLPPPHYRTLEYLLRHLARMARHSANTSMHARNLAIVWAPNLLRSMELESVGLGGAAAFREVRVQSVVVEFLLTHVDVLFSDTFSSAGLDPAGRCLLPRPKSLAGSGPSTRLLTLEEAQARTQGRLGTPTEPVTPKAPASPVERRKGERREKPRKPGGSSWKTFFALGRGPSIPRKKPLPWLGGTRAPPQPSGGRPDTVTLRSAKSEESLSSQASAAGLQRLHRLRRPHSSSDAFPVGPAPAGSCESLSSSSSSSESSSSSGSSSSGSSAAGLGALSGSPSHRTSAWLDDGDELDFSPPRCLEGLRGLDFDPLTFRCSSPTPGDPAPPASPAPPAPASAFPPRVTPQALSPRGTTSPASPTALDISEPLAVSVPPAVLELLGAGGTPASVTPTTPALSPNPGLRPHLIPLLLRGAEAQLSDTCQQEICSKLSLPGPRGPQGQHGPGTDSPLLPPPLSLLRPGGAPPPPPKNPARLMALALAERAQQVAQRQSQQEHGSTPSAPHSPFHRSLSLEVGGEPPGTSGVGPAPNSLAHPGAWAPGPPPSLPRQQSDGSLVRSQRPPGTSRRGLRGPSQVSAQLRKGGRYRGCGDETETAAQFLYSVPTQVSTPGFSSVPRECLPPFLGVPKPGLYSLGSPSYQPSSPGPVWRSPPGPPAPLDRGENLYYEIETGEGPPYSGPTRSWSPFRSMPPDRLNASYGPLGQSPPLHRSPDFLLSYPPPPSCFPHDHLGYSAPQHPARRPTRPEPLYVNLALGPRGPSPASSSSSSPPAHPRSRSDPGPPAPRLPQKQRAPWGPHTPHRVPGPWGPPESLLMYRAAPPAYGREGEHHRGSLYRNRGQGREGAGPPPPYPTPSWSLHSEGQTRSYC, from the exons ATGCTGGTACCACTGCTGCTGCAATACCTGGAGACGCTGTCAGGACTGGTGGACAGTAACCTCAACTGTGGGCCTGTGCTCACCTGGATGGAG CTGGACAACCATGGCCGGCGACTGCTCCTCAGCGAGGAGGCCTCCCTTAACATCCCCGCCGTGGCCGCTGCGCACGTGATAAAACGGTACGCAGCCCAGGCGCCAGACGAGCTGTCGTTCGAG GTGGGAGACATTGTCTCTGTGATCGACATGCCACCCACTGAGGACCGGAGCTGGTGGAGGGGCAAGCGAGGCTTCCAG GTCGGTTTCTTCCCCAGCGAGTGTGTGGAATTGTTCACAGAGCGGCCTGGCCCAGGACTAAAGGGGG ATGCCGATGGTCCCCCGTGTGGTGTCCCAACTCCCCAGGGTgtctcctctctgacctcag CTGTGCCCCGGCCACGTGGGAAGCTGGCTGGCCTCCTCCGAACATTCATGCGCTCCCGCCCTTCTCGGCAGCGGCTGCGGCAGCGGGGCATCCTGCGGCAGAGGGTGTTTGGCTGTGACCTTGGAGAGCACCTCAGCAATTCAGGCCAGGATG TGCCCCAGGTGCTCCGCTGCTGCTCTGAGTTTATTGAGGCCCATGGGGTGGTGGACGGAATCTACCGGCTCTCGGGAGTGTCATCCAACATCCAGAGGCTACG GCACGAGTTTGACAGTGAGAGGATTCCTGAACTGTCTGGCCCTGCCTTCCTGCAGGACATCCACAGTGTGTCCTCCCTTTGCAAGCTGTACTTCCGGGAGCTGCCGAACCCCTTGCTCACATACCAGCTCTACGGGAAGTTCAGT GAAGCCATGTCAGTGCCTGGGGAGGAGGAACGCCTGGTGCGTGTCCATGACGTCATCCAACAGCTGCCCCCGCCACACTACCG GACCCTGGAGTACCTGCTGAGGCACTTGGCCCGCATGGCAAGACACAGTGCCAACACCAGCATGCATGCCCGCAACCTGGCCATTGTCTGGGCACCCAATCTGCTACG GTCCATGGAACTGGAGTCagtggggctgggtggggcagCAGCCTTCCGGGAGGTTCGGGTGCAGTCTGTGGTGGTGGAATTCCTGCTCACCCACGTGGATGTCCTGTTTAGCGACACCTTCTCTTCTGCTGGCCTGGACCCTGCAG GCCGCTGCCTCCTTCCCAGGCCCAAGTCACTTGCGGGCAGCGGCCCCTCCACTCGCCTGCTGACGCTGGAGGAAGCCCAGGCTCGCACCCAGGGCCGGCTGGGGACACCCACGGAGCCCGTAACTCCCAAGGCCCCAGCCTCACCTGTGGAGAG gaggaaaggggagagacgCGAGAAACCGCGAAAGCCAGGGGGGAGCAGCTGGAAGACCTTCTTTGCCCTGGGCCGGGGCCCGAGCATCCCCCGGAAGAAGCCTCTACCCTGGCTGGGGGGCACCCGCGCTCCGCCACAGCCTTCAG GTGGCCGCCCTGACACAGTCACACTGAGATCTGCCAAAAGCGAGGAGTCTCTGTCATCGCAGGCCAGCGCGGCCG GCCTCCAGAGGCTGCACAGGCTACGGCGACCCCACTCCAGCAGCGATGCTTTCCCTGTGGGCCCAGCACCTGCTGGCTCCTGCGAGAGCCTGTcttcgtcctcctcctcctctgaatcttcctcttcttctgggtCCTCATCATCTGGATCCTCAGCAGCTGGGCTGGGGGCACTCTCTGGTTCCCCCTCACACCGAACCTCAGCCTGGCTGGATGATGGTGACGAGCTGGACTTCAGCCCACCCCGCTGCCTGGAGGGGCTCCGGGGGCTCGACTTTGATCCCCTGACCTTTCGCTGCAGCAGCCCCACACCAGGAGACCCTGCACCTCCTGCCAGCCCGGCCCCCCCGgcccctgcctctgccttcccACCCAGGGTGACCCCCCAAGCCCTCTCACCCCGTGGGACCACCAGCCCTGCCTCGCCCACTGCCCTGGACATCTCAGAGCCCCTAGCTGTGTCAGTGCCACCTGCTGTCCTGGaactgctgggggctgggggaacaCCTGCCTCAGTCACCCCAACAACGCCAGCCCTCAGCCCCAACCCAGGCCTGCGGCCCCATCTCATTCCCTTGCTGCTGCGTGGGGCCGAGGCCCAGCTGAGTGACACCTGCCAACAGGAGATCTGCAGCAAGCTGTCACTGCCTGGTCCTCGGGGGCCCCAAGGGCAGCACG GTCCTGGTACAGATTCACCGCTGctgcccccacctctgtccctcctgcgCCCTGggggggccccacccccaccccccaagaacCCAGCACGCCTcatggccctggccctggctgaGCGGGCTCAGCAGGTGGCCCAGAGACAGAGCCAACAAGAGCATGGGAGCACCCCTTCTGCTCCCCACTCTCCTTTTCACCGCTCACTGTCACTGGAGGTGGGCGGTGAGCCCCCAGGGACCTCAGGGGTTGGGCCAGCCCCCAACTCCCTAGCCCACCCGGGTGCCTGGGCTCCTGGACCCCCACCTTCTCTACCGAGGCAACAAAGTGATGGGAGCCTGGTGAGGAGCCAGCGGCCCCCAGGGACCTCAAGGAGGGGACTCCGAGGCCCTTCCCAGGTCAGTGCCCAGCTCAGGAAAGGTGGGAGGTACAGGGGGTGTGGggatgagacagagacagcagctCAGTTCCTGTATTCTGTCCCCACACAGGTTTCTACTCCCGGCTTCTCTTCAGTCCCCCGGGAGTGCCTGCCACCCTTCCTTGGGGTCCCCAAACCAGGCTTGTACTCCCTGGGTTCCCCATCCTACCAGCCCAGCTCCCCAGGCCCGGTCTGGaggagccccccaggtccccctgcACCACTTGACAGGGGAGAGAACCTGTACTATGAAATCGAGACGGGTGAGGGACCCCCCTACTCTGGCCCCACTCGGTCCTGGAGTCCCTTTCGTTCTATGCCCCCAGATAGGCTCAATGCCTCTTATGGCCCGCTTGGCCAGTCGCCGCCACTCCACAGGTCCCCTGACTTCCTGCTCAGCTAcccaccacctccctcctgctTTCCCCATGATCACCTTGGCTACTCAGCCCCCCAGCATCCTGCCCGACGCCCTACCCGGCCTGAGCCCCTCTATGTCAACCTAGCTCTGGGGCCCAGGGGTCCCTCACCTGCCTCTTCaagctcctcctcccctcctgcccacccccgtAGCCGTTCAGaccctggccccccagccccccgcctcccccagaAACAGCGGGCCCCCTGGGGCCCCCACACCCCTCACAGGGTGCCTGGGCCCTGGGGCCCTCCAGAGTCTCTCCTGATGTATAGGGCAGCCCCACCAGCCTATGGGAGGGAGGGTGAACACCACCGAGGATCTTTGTACAGGAATAGGGGGCAAGGACGGGAGGGGGCTGgtcccccacccccctaccccacTCCCAGCTGGTCCCTCCACTCTGAGGGTCAGACCCGAAGCTACTGCTGA
- the ARHGAP33 gene encoding rho GTPase-activating protein 33 isoform X4: MPPTEDRSWWRGKRGFQVGFFPSECVELFTERPGPGLKGDADGPPCGVPTPQGVSSLTSAVPRPRGKLAGLLRTFMRSRPSRQRLRQRGILRQRVFGCDLGEHLSNSGQDVPQVLRCCSEFIEAHGVVDGIYRLSGVSSNIQRLRHEFDSERIPELSGPAFLQDIHSVSSLCKLYFRELPNPLLTYQLYGKFSEAMSVPGEEERLVRVHDVIQQLPPPHYRTLEYLLRHLARMARHSANTSMHARNLAIVWAPNLLRSMELESVGLGGAAAFREVRVQSVVVEFLLTHVDVLFSDTFSSAGLDPAGRCLLPRPKSLAGSGPSTRLLTLEEAQARTQGRLGTPTEPVTPKAPASPVERRKGERREKPRKPGGSSWKTFFALGRGPSIPRKKPLPWLGGTRAPPQPSGGRPDTVTLRSAKSEESLSSQASAAGLQRLHRLRRPHSSSDAFPVGPAPAGSCESLSSSSSSSESSSSSGSSSSGSSAAGLGALSGSPSHRTSAWLDDGDELDFSPPRCLEGLRGLDFDPLTFRCSSPTPGDPAPPASPAPPAPASAFPPRVTPQALSPRGTTSPASPTALDISEPLAVSVPPAVLELLGAGGTPASVTPTTPALSPNPGLRPHLIPLLLRGAEAQLSDTCQQEICSKLSLPGPRGPQGQHGPGTDSPLLPPPLSLLRPGGAPPPPPKNPARLMALALAERAQQVAQRQSQQEHGSTPSAPHSPFHRSLSLEVGGEPPGTSGVGPAPNSLAHPGAWAPGPPPSLPRQQSDGSLVRSQRPPGTSRRGLRGPSQVSAQLRKGGRYRGCGDETETAAQFLYSVPTQVSTPGFSSVPRECLPPFLGVPKPGLYSLGSPSYQPSSPGPVWRSPPGPPAPLDRGENLYYEIETGEGPPYSGPTRSWSPFRSMPPDRLNASYGPLGQSPPLHRSPDFLLSYPPPPSCFPHDHLGYSAPQHPARRPTRPEPLYVNLALGPRGPSPASSSSSSPPAHPRSRSDPGPPAPRLPQKQRAPWGPHTPHRVPGPWGPPESLLMYRAAPPAYGREGEHHRGSLYRNRGQGREGAGPPPPYPTPSWSLHSEGQTRSYC, from the exons ATGCCACCCACTGAGGACCGGAGCTGGTGGAGGGGCAAGCGAGGCTTCCAG GTCGGTTTCTTCCCCAGCGAGTGTGTGGAATTGTTCACAGAGCGGCCTGGCCCAGGACTAAAGGGGG ATGCCGATGGTCCCCCGTGTGGTGTCCCAACTCCCCAGGGTgtctcctctctgacctcag CTGTGCCCCGGCCACGTGGGAAGCTGGCTGGCCTCCTCCGAACATTCATGCGCTCCCGCCCTTCTCGGCAGCGGCTGCGGCAGCGGGGCATCCTGCGGCAGAGGGTGTTTGGCTGTGACCTTGGAGAGCACCTCAGCAATTCAGGCCAGGATG TGCCCCAGGTGCTCCGCTGCTGCTCTGAGTTTATTGAGGCCCATGGGGTGGTGGACGGAATCTACCGGCTCTCGGGAGTGTCATCCAACATCCAGAGGCTACG GCACGAGTTTGACAGTGAGAGGATTCCTGAACTGTCTGGCCCTGCCTTCCTGCAGGACATCCACAGTGTGTCCTCCCTTTGCAAGCTGTACTTCCGGGAGCTGCCGAACCCCTTGCTCACATACCAGCTCTACGGGAAGTTCAGT GAAGCCATGTCAGTGCCTGGGGAGGAGGAACGCCTGGTGCGTGTCCATGACGTCATCCAACAGCTGCCCCCGCCACACTACCG GACCCTGGAGTACCTGCTGAGGCACTTGGCCCGCATGGCAAGACACAGTGCCAACACCAGCATGCATGCCCGCAACCTGGCCATTGTCTGGGCACCCAATCTGCTACG GTCCATGGAACTGGAGTCagtggggctgggtggggcagCAGCCTTCCGGGAGGTTCGGGTGCAGTCTGTGGTGGTGGAATTCCTGCTCACCCACGTGGATGTCCTGTTTAGCGACACCTTCTCTTCTGCTGGCCTGGACCCTGCAG GCCGCTGCCTCCTTCCCAGGCCCAAGTCACTTGCGGGCAGCGGCCCCTCCACTCGCCTGCTGACGCTGGAGGAAGCCCAGGCTCGCACCCAGGGCCGGCTGGGGACACCCACGGAGCCCGTAACTCCCAAGGCCCCAGCCTCACCTGTGGAGAG gaggaaaggggagagacgCGAGAAACCGCGAAAGCCAGGGGGGAGCAGCTGGAAGACCTTCTTTGCCCTGGGCCGGGGCCCGAGCATCCCCCGGAAGAAGCCTCTACCCTGGCTGGGGGGCACCCGCGCTCCGCCACAGCCTTCAG GTGGCCGCCCTGACACAGTCACACTGAGATCTGCCAAAAGCGAGGAGTCTCTGTCATCGCAGGCCAGCGCGGCCG GCCTCCAGAGGCTGCACAGGCTACGGCGACCCCACTCCAGCAGCGATGCTTTCCCTGTGGGCCCAGCACCTGCTGGCTCCTGCGAGAGCCTGTcttcgtcctcctcctcctctgaatcttcctcttcttctgggtCCTCATCATCTGGATCCTCAGCAGCTGGGCTGGGGGCACTCTCTGGTTCCCCCTCACACCGAACCTCAGCCTGGCTGGATGATGGTGACGAGCTGGACTTCAGCCCACCCCGCTGCCTGGAGGGGCTCCGGGGGCTCGACTTTGATCCCCTGACCTTTCGCTGCAGCAGCCCCACACCAGGAGACCCTGCACCTCCTGCCAGCCCGGCCCCCCCGgcccctgcctctgccttcccACCCAGGGTGACCCCCCAAGCCCTCTCACCCCGTGGGACCACCAGCCCTGCCTCGCCCACTGCCCTGGACATCTCAGAGCCCCTAGCTGTGTCAGTGCCACCTGCTGTCCTGGaactgctgggggctgggggaacaCCTGCCTCAGTCACCCCAACAACGCCAGCCCTCAGCCCCAACCCAGGCCTGCGGCCCCATCTCATTCCCTTGCTGCTGCGTGGGGCCGAGGCCCAGCTGAGTGACACCTGCCAACAGGAGATCTGCAGCAAGCTGTCACTGCCTGGTCCTCGGGGGCCCCAAGGGCAGCACG GTCCTGGTACAGATTCACCGCTGctgcccccacctctgtccctcctgcgCCCTGggggggccccacccccaccccccaagaacCCAGCACGCCTcatggccctggccctggctgaGCGGGCTCAGCAGGTGGCCCAGAGACAGAGCCAACAAGAGCATGGGAGCACCCCTTCTGCTCCCCACTCTCCTTTTCACCGCTCACTGTCACTGGAGGTGGGCGGTGAGCCCCCAGGGACCTCAGGGGTTGGGCCAGCCCCCAACTCCCTAGCCCACCCGGGTGCCTGGGCTCCTGGACCCCCACCTTCTCTACCGAGGCAACAAAGTGATGGGAGCCTGGTGAGGAGCCAGCGGCCCCCAGGGACCTCAAGGAGGGGACTCCGAGGCCCTTCCCAGGTCAGTGCCCAGCTCAGGAAAGGTGGGAGGTACAGGGGGTGTGGggatgagacagagacagcagctCAGTTCCTGTATTCTGTCCCCACACAGGTTTCTACTCCCGGCTTCTCTTCAGTCCCCCGGGAGTGCCTGCCACCCTTCCTTGGGGTCCCCAAACCAGGCTTGTACTCCCTGGGTTCCCCATCCTACCAGCCCAGCTCCCCAGGCCCGGTCTGGaggagccccccaggtccccctgcACCACTTGACAGGGGAGAGAACCTGTACTATGAAATCGAGACGGGTGAGGGACCCCCCTACTCTGGCCCCACTCGGTCCTGGAGTCCCTTTCGTTCTATGCCCCCAGATAGGCTCAATGCCTCTTATGGCCCGCTTGGCCAGTCGCCGCCACTCCACAGGTCCCCTGACTTCCTGCTCAGCTAcccaccacctccctcctgctTTCCCCATGATCACCTTGGCTACTCAGCCCCCCAGCATCCTGCCCGACGCCCTACCCGGCCTGAGCCCCTCTATGTCAACCTAGCTCTGGGGCCCAGGGGTCCCTCACCTGCCTCTTCaagctcctcctcccctcctgcccacccccgtAGCCGTTCAGaccctggccccccagccccccgcctcccccagaAACAGCGGGCCCCCTGGGGCCCCCACACCCCTCACAGGGTGCCTGGGCCCTGGGGCCCTCCAGAGTCTCTCCTGATGTATAGGGCAGCCCCACCAGCCTATGGGAGGGAGGGTGAACACCACCGAGGATCTTTGTACAGGAATAGGGGGCAAGGACGGGAGGGGGCTGgtcccccacccccctaccccacTCCCAGCTGGTCCCTCCACTCTGAGGGTCAGACCCGAAGCTACTGCTGA